The genomic window AAAATCTGCGATCCATGCCAAGGTGGGTATACCGAAACGACATCCATACCAAGCGGCATGTTGAAAGACCACCTCAATATTGGCGCGTTTAAATTCACGCTCTGCCAAATAATCCCGCTGTAACCCGAAGCCACAAACCAAGCGCGCGATACGCATAGCTTTATCGTTGTTCCAAGCCTTGTTCAAAATGGGTGGTTGCACCAAGTATGGTGCTAATCGTGCCAACACTTTGGGATTGGCATCTTCGCCAGCGAACAACACCGCCTCAACTTTGCAATCGGGTTGTTCCGCCACCGCCGACAGTAGGTTTTCTAAATAATTAACGCCGCCTGTCCAACCCGAGCCGCCAATCAAAGTAAAGGCAACTCTCATACACTCACCAGCCCATTCACTCGCTTAAACCACTCCACGTAATCCGATACCCCAGACTGCCAACCCATCTTAGGCATAAACCCCAATGAAGTTGCATGTGCCACATCTGCCACCAAAAACTGCGGATCACCCGCACGGCTCTGCCCACTAAACTCAACTTGAGTATCCATCCCCCAAGACGCACATAGCTGCACTGCCACTTGCCGCACCGAAGTTGAAATGCCAGTACCACCATTCACAATTAAACCTTCGGCACACGCATGATCTGCAGCCACTTGCAACAGCGCCACTGCATCCGAAATATGAAACCAATCCCGCGCTTCATTACCCGAGCCACCTAGCATCAAGCGGCTAGCATCTTTCACCAAACGTCTGCATGAGTCCCATAGCAACTGTTTTTTCAACTCCGTGCCATAAACTGAAAACAACCTCACCATCGCAACATTCAAACCAAAGTTTTTTCCGTATGACTCAAACAACTCCTCGGCAATACGCTTGTGCGTCCCATAAGGCGAGTAAGGTGACAAGGAATCAGATTCACGGATAGATTGAGTGTGCCCCGCGCCATATACCGCAGCACTGGAAGCCATAACCAACCTCACCTC from Ferriphaselus amnicola includes these protein-coding regions:
- a CDS encoding NAD-dependent epimerase/dehydratase family protein, which gives rise to MRAALITGARGFVGQHLAYSLKQQGYKVCGMGHGAWTEFERAAWGVDYWLNGEVSKRNLDIVQAEVGKPDVVYHLAGGSSVGPSLVAPEEDFRRSVLSAAELLEWARLAAPEVRLVMASSAAVYGAGHTQSIRESDSLSPYSPYGTHKRIAEELFESYGKNFGLNVAMVRLFSVYGTELKKQLLWDSCRRLVKDASRLMLGGSGNEARDWFHISDAVALLQVAADHACAEGLIVNGGTGISTSVRQVAVQLCASWGMDTQVEFSGQSRAGDPQFLVADVAHATSLGFMPKMGWQSGVSDYVEWFKRVNGLVSV